The Humulus lupulus chromosome 3, drHumLupu1.1, whole genome shotgun sequence genome window below encodes:
- the LOC133823978 gene encoding uncharacterized protein LOC133823978: MPLNMSRQQLKKLYSEVKHYYWDEPILFRHCVDQVSRRCVPEEEMISILTHCHTLHSGDHFGGTRTVAKVLQCGFYWSRLFKYASAFVKSCDRCQKTGNISRRDQMPMTGILEVEFSDVWGMDFMGPFMSSFNNQYIMLVVEYVSKWVEATTTRTSDGKRALFYHSLANGQAEVSNWEIKSILEKTVKTSRKDWSKMLDDSLWAYRTVFKTPIGQNRHMELNKLDEFQNEAYGMQGFIKKILRHFMIKGYLGRISNREIRSDLCEVWEVPTYPSDIYRKAMGPVSCASVFKFNEPSLELPVAQPRQERVEEKGDHPNEPSNVNVQQEELSGKTNIPIIIWGNFTIIIEPK; encoded by the exons aTGCCTCTGAATATGTCAAGGCAACAACTTAAAAAGTTGTATTCGGAAgtcaagcattattattgggatgagcccattcTCTTTCGTCATTGTGTTGATCAAGTAAGTAGAAGATGTGTCCCAGAAGAGGAGATGATTTCCATTCTTACTCATTGCCATACTTTACATTCTGGCGATCACTTTGGAGGAACAAGGACAGTAGCAAAAGttttgcaatgtgggttttattggtCCAGGTTATTTAAATATGCTAGTGCCTTTGTCAAGAGTTGTGATCGTTGCCAAAAGACCGGTAACATATCAAGACGAGATCAAATGCCGATGACTGGAATTCTTGAAGTTGAGTTTTCCGATGTGTGGGGAATGGATTTTATGGGACCTTTCATGTCATCTTTTAATAACCAGTACATTATGCTTGTAGTggaatatgtttctaaatgggtggaagctacAACAACTCGTACTTCTGATGGTAAGAG GGCTTTGTTCTATCATTCACTTGCCAATGGTCAAGCAGAAGTGTCAAATTGGGAGATAAAAAGTATTTTGGAGAAGACTGTTAAAACATCAAGGAAGGATTGGTCGAAAATGCTTGATGATTCACTGTGGGCATATCGCACAGTCTTTAAGACTCCGATCG GACAAAATAGGCATATGGAGTTGAACAAGCTTGATGAATTTCAGAATGAAGCCTATGGAATGCAaggatttataaagaaaattctaaggcattTCATGATAAAAGGATACTTAGGAAGGATTTCTAACCGAGAGATAAG GAGCG ATTTGTGTGAGGTGTGGGAGGTGCCTACATATCCTAGTGATATTTATAGGAAAGCAATGGGGCCTGTTTCTTGTGCTTCTGTGTTCAAGTTCAACGAACCATCTTTGGAGCTTCCTGTAGCACAACCCCGACAAGAGAGAGTTGAAGAAAAGGGAGATCACCCTAATGAACCTTCCAATGTCAATGTTCAACAAGAAGAACTATCCGGAAAAACCAACATACCCATAATTATTTGGGGGAACTTCACGATTATCATCGAGCCCAAGTGA